AAAGGCGTTTTAGGTTTTAAATCAAAAAGCTTATCCAGATTTGGCTTCATCTTTTCATGAATCGCATTGAAGTTGTCGATGACCTGTTGTGGTTCAGTAAATGGCATCAGCTCTTTTTTGTCACGAACATAATTAAAGAAATCCTTCAGGTTTCCTTTGAATCCCACCTGGTTTTTGACTTTTTCCATTTCGGCAGAAATACGCGCCACTTCATTCAGACCTAACTTATGGATTTCATCTGCCGTAAGGTCGGTAGTCGTATAACGTTTAATAAGGTGCTTGTAATAAGCGTCACCTTGCGGAATAGCATTAATGCCACTTGTAGTCCTGCTTTTTGCCAGATAGTCTGTGCTCACATAATTGTATAAGTTTTTAAGAGACGGTACTAATTTTTCAGTAATCAGCTTTGTGTAGTTGTCTGTAATCGTTTTCTTTTCATCCTCTGTAAATGTTTTTGGAAAAGCATTTAGCGGAGCATAAAATATATGGGTCTTGTCTTCTTTGGCCAAATCTTTTAATTGAGGAATTACTTTTAAGGTCAGTGCTTTTGGCAGCACATATCCTTTTGAAACGCCTTCTTTCATCTTGGCTTCAGCAGTAATAACCCAATCGTTAAAACCATTTAGTCTTTCCAGCCAGTTGTTATAGTCTTCTACAGTTTTGAATGGCTGTGCGCTTGAACCGCTGGCATATTGACCTATCATCAAAGGCATTCCTTCAAACTGGTTGATAGGCATCAGGTCTTTTCTGAATGTGAGAGCTTCCAGATTTGCATCGCATTCCCAAGCCAGTATTGCTTTACTTAGCTTGTCATTTTCAGATAAAGTAGAATCGTCAAATTTTGCGAGTTCCTCTTTATATTTTGTAAAAAACGCTTTTATTTTAGCGATATAGTCATCACTAAGGTCATTCGGAAGCAGGTTGTTATAGCGATTGTCGCCTGCACTGGTCGCTTCCAGAGGGAAAAGTTTCAGCCTTTCCTGATAATAGTTTTCCAATATGGTTTTTAGC
This portion of the Flavobacterium lindanitolerans genome encodes:
- a CDS encoding DUF885 domain-containing protein, producing MKKLLLMLCIITAGLQSCQKEKGEVSKKEDGKLKTILENYYQERLKLFPLEATSAGDNRYNNLLPNDLSDDYIAKIKAFFTKYKEELAKFDDSTLSENDKLSKAILAWECDANLEALTFRKDLMPINQFEGMPLMIGQYASGSSAQPFKTVEDYNNWLERLNGFNDWVITAEAKMKEGVSKGYVLPKALTLKVIPQLKDLAKEDKTHIFYAPLNAFPKTFTEDEKKTITDNYTKLITEKLVPSLKNLYNYVSTDYLAKSRTTSGINAIPQGDAYYKHLIKRYTTTDLTADEIHKLGLNEVARISAEMEKVKNQVGFKGNLKDFFNYVRDKKELMPFTEPQQVIDNFNAIHEKMKPNLDKLFDLKPKTPFVVKRTEAFREKSASAEYNPGSVDGTRPGIFYVPIPDVKKYNFYADEDLFLHEAIPGHHYQISLQQENTSLPEFRKTIWFNAYGEGWALYTESLGKELGLYQDPYQYFGMLSAEMHRAIRLVVDTGLHTKGWTREQAIQYSMENEAEPAESIVAEIERYMAIPGQALSYKIGQLKIRELRTKAEKELGAKFSIKEFHNQVLESGCLPLKILEDKINNWIQSKK